The proteins below come from a single Eucalyptus grandis isolate ANBG69807.140 chromosome 3, ASM1654582v1, whole genome shotgun sequence genomic window:
- the LOC104437484 gene encoding 26S proteasome non-ATPase regulatory subunit 9 isoform X1, whose protein sequence is MVGTDLKAETMKLMEKRTAVEAEMNVIIERLTQPGGPGLSGNLVDSEGFPRTDIDIPVVRAERRRLSELRNDHKEITDKLNENIQVLHSARLAPRSAPAKGSGLDLRNTSHVDATGSESSRNIIQRDTPSDMDVDVIVSRPFAVVDEIADGSPAAEDGLQLGDQIVKFGNVESGDDLLQRLSSEAQASQGHALTLVAMRQGALINLTVTPRTWHGRGLLGCHFRIL, encoded by the exons ATGGTGGGGACGGATCTGAAGGCGGAGACGATGAAGCTGATGGAGAAGCGGACCGCCGTCGAGGCCGAGATGAACGTCATCATCGAACGCCTCACCCAGCCCGGCGGCCCCGGTCTCTCCGGCAACCTCGTCGATTCCGAG GGGTTTCCTCGTACGGATATTGACATCCCGGTGGTGCGAGCGGAGCGTCGCCGTCTCTCCG AGCTTCGAAATGACCATAAAGAGATCACTGATAAACTTAATGAGAATATACAAGTCCTTCATTCGGCTAGGCTTGCTCCCAGGTCGGCACCAGCTAAGGGTTCTG GATTGGATCTTAGAAACACATCACATGTTGACGCTACAGGATCAGAATCCTCGCGTAATATCATACAAAGAGATACTCCCAGTGACATGGATGTTGATGTGATAGTCAGTAGACCCTTTGCAGTAGTTGATGAAATAGCTGATGGTTCACCAGCAGCAGAGGATGGTTTGCAGCTGGGTGATCAGATTGTGAAATTTGGGAATGTTGAATCTGGGGATGATTTGCTCCAACGACTTTCTTCTGAAGCTCAGGCAAGTCAAGGCCATGCTTTAACTTTGGTCGCTATGAGGCAAGGTGCACTCATCAACTTAACAGTGACTCCCAGAACATGGCATGGCAGAGGCTTACTTGG GTGCCATTTTCGGATCTTGTGA
- the LOC104437523 gene encoding probable cyclic nucleotide-gated ion channel 5 isoform X2 yields MKKCGFNIEGFSRVSHTNNTKSKSFKTGMQKGSEGLKSIGRSLRFGVSRAVFPEDLKSSEKKIFDPQDKFLLMWNKLSVLSCIMAIYVDPFFFYLPVVSSNCIGIDSKLAITVTTLRTIVDAFYLIHMFLQFRTAYIAPSSRVFGRGELVIDPAQIAKRYLRRYFIIDLFAVLPLPQIVVWRFLLRSNGTDVLGTKRALLFIVFAQYVFRFLRIFPLTSELKRTAGVLAETAWAGAAYYLLLYMLASHIVGALWYLLAVERNDTCWQQQCTGSCMKGFLYCGNEGMPGYSAWSNISQSVVAPHCEGDNPIFDYGIYQSAISSEIVSPMNFISKYCYCLWWGLQNLSTLGQGLQTSTYPWEVIFSISLAILGLILFALLIGNMQTYLQSLTIRLEEMRVKRRDSEQWMHHRLLPQDLKERVRRYDQYKWLETRGVDEEALVQSLPKDLRRDIKRHLCLALVRRVPLFENMDERLLDAICERLKPSLFTESTYIVREGDPVDEMLFIIRGRLESVTTDGGRSGFFNRSLLKEGDFCGEELLTWALDPKSGSNLPSSTRTVKAITEVEAFALVAEELKFVASQFRRLHSRQVQHTFRFYSQQWRTWAACFIQAAWRRYSKRKSMELRRKEEEEEEEVEGSDGTRKNAGTGGSYSIGATFLASRFAANALRGVHRNRNAKSARDLVKLQKPPEPDFTAEDAD; encoded by the exons ATGAAGAAGTGTGGATTCAACATTGAGGGGTTTAGCCGTGTCAGCCACACAAATAATACCAAATCTAAGTCCTTTAAGACTGGAATGCAAAAGGGATCTGAAGGACTTAAGTCGATTGGTCGTTCCCTTAGATTTGGAGTTTCTAGGGCAGTGTTCCCTGAAGATCTGAAATCATCAGAGAAAAAGATATTTGATCCTCAAGATAAATTCCTACTGATGTGGAATAAACTCTCTGTCTTATCATGTATCATGGCAATATATGTGGATCCCTTCTTCTTTTATCTTCCTGTCGTTTCGAGTAACTGTATTGGCATAGACAGCAAACTAGCCATCACTGTGACCACACTGAGAACCATTGTCGATGCTTTCTATCTTATCCACATGTTCCTCCAATTCCGAACTGCTTATATTGCTCCATCATCCCGGGTTTTTGGACGTGGTGAACTTGTTATAGATCCTGCCCAAATAGCTAAACGGTACTTGCGGCGGTACTTCATCATCGATTTATTTGCTGTTCTACCCCTGCCTCAG ATTGTTGTCTGGAGATTCCTTCTGAGGTCAAATGGTACAGATGTATTAGGGACAAAAAGGGCTTTGCTTTTCATCGTGTTTGCACAGTACGTTTTTAGATTTCTTCGCATCTTTCCGTTGACTTCAGAACTAAAAAGGACTGCAGGAGTTTTGGCTGAGACTGCCTGGGCTGGAGCTGCATATTATTTGCTACTGTATATGCTTGCCAGTCAT ATAGTTGGGGCATTATGGTACTTGTTGGCTGTGGAACGAAATGATACATGCTGGCAGCAACAGTGCACTGGAAGCTGCATGAAGGGTTTTCTTTACTGTGGCAATGAAGGAATGCCTGGTTATAGTGCCTGGAGCAACATAAGTCAAAGCGTGGTCGCTCCTCATTGTGAGGGTGACAACCCAATATTTGATTATGGCATCTACCAATCGGCAATTTCGTCAGAAATAGTTTCGCCCATGAATTTTATCTCGAAATACTGTTACTGTTTGTGGTGGGGGCTGCAAAATTTAAG TACACTGGGGCAGGGGCTTCAGACTAGTACCTACCCTTGGGAAGTGATATTTTCGATTTCATTAGCAATTCTGGGACTCATCCTATTTGCTCTCCTGATTGGTAACATGCAG acctatctccagtctcttaCTATCCGGCTTGAAGAGATGAGAGTCAAGAGGCGAGATTCAGAACAGTGGATGCATCATCGACTGCTACCACAAGATCTCAAGGAACGAGTTAGACGCTATGACCAGTATAAGTGGTTGGAGACAAGAGGGGTGGATGAAGAAGCGTTGGTTCAAAGTCTACCAAAGGATCTCAGGAGAGATATCAAACGCCATCTTTGTCTGGCTCTGGTTAGGAGG GTTCCTCTCTTCGAAAATATGGATGAAAGGCTACTTGATGCAATTTGCGAGCGACTCAAGCCCAGCTTATTTACTGAAAGCACATACATAGTTCGGGAGGGGGATCCTGTTGACGAGATGCTCTTTATAATTCGTGGCCGCCTTGAGAGTGTAACTACCGATGGTGGCAGGAGTGGTTTTTTCAATCGCAGCTTGCTTAAAGAAGGGGATTTCTGCGGTGAGGAGTTGCTAACATGGGCCCTAGATCCCAAGTCTGGCTCCAACCTCCCATCCTCCACACGAACTGTCAAGGCAATAACTGAAGTGGAGGCTTTTGCCCTAGTAGCTGAGGAGCTGAAGTTTGTGGCTAGTCAATTTCGTCGGCTCCATAGCAGGCAGGTTCAACACACATTCCGGTTCTATTCACAGCAATGGAGGACTTGGGCCGCTTGCTTTATTCAGGCAGCATGGCGGCGATACTCCAAGAGGAAGAGCATGGAACTGCGtcgaaaggaggaggaggaggaggaagaagttgAAGGGTCTGATGGGACACGCAAAAATGCCGGTACTGGTGGTTCTTATAGCATTGGTGCAACCTTCTTAGCTTCCAGATTCGCGGCAAATGCACTCCGCGGGGTTCATCGGAATCGGAACGCCAAGAGTGCAAGGGACTTGGTGAAACTGCAGAAGCCTCCCGAACCTGACTTCACTGCCGAAGATGCAGATTAG
- the LOC104437484 gene encoding 26S proteasome non-ATPase regulatory subunit 9 isoform X2 encodes MVGTDLKAETMKLMEKRTAVEAEMNVIIERLTQPGGPGLSGNLVDSEGFPRTDIDIPVVRAERRRLSELRNDHKEITDKLNENIQVLHSARLAPRSAPAKGSGSESSRNIIQRDTPSDMDVDVIVSRPFAVVDEIADGSPAAEDGLQLGDQIVKFGNVESGDDLLQRLSSEAQASQGHALTLVAMRQGALINLTVTPRTWHGRGLLGCHFRIL; translated from the exons ATGGTGGGGACGGATCTGAAGGCGGAGACGATGAAGCTGATGGAGAAGCGGACCGCCGTCGAGGCCGAGATGAACGTCATCATCGAACGCCTCACCCAGCCCGGCGGCCCCGGTCTCTCCGGCAACCTCGTCGATTCCGAG GGGTTTCCTCGTACGGATATTGACATCCCGGTGGTGCGAGCGGAGCGTCGCCGTCTCTCCG AGCTTCGAAATGACCATAAAGAGATCACTGATAAACTTAATGAGAATATACAAGTCCTTCATTCGGCTAGGCTTGCTCCCAGGTCGGCACCAGCTAAGGGTTCTG GATCAGAATCCTCGCGTAATATCATACAAAGAGATACTCCCAGTGACATGGATGTTGATGTGATAGTCAGTAGACCCTTTGCAGTAGTTGATGAAATAGCTGATGGTTCACCAGCAGCAGAGGATGGTTTGCAGCTGGGTGATCAGATTGTGAAATTTGGGAATGTTGAATCTGGGGATGATTTGCTCCAACGACTTTCTTCTGAAGCTCAGGCAAGTCAAGGCCATGCTTTAACTTTGGTCGCTATGAGGCAAGGTGCACTCATCAACTTAACAGTGACTCCCAGAACATGGCATGGCAGAGGCTTACTTGG GTGCCATTTTCGGATCTTGTGA
- the LOC104437484 gene encoding 26S proteasome non-ATPase regulatory subunit 9 isoform X3 — translation MVGTDLKAETMKLMEKRTAVEAEMNVIIERLTQPGGPGLSGNLVDSEGFPRTDIDIPVVRAERRRLSELRNDHKEITDKLNENIQVLHSARLAPRSAPAKGSGDAVGLDLRNTSHVDATGSESSRNIIQRDTPSDMDVDVIVSRPFAVVDEIADGSPAAEDGLQLGDQIVKFGNVESGDDLLQRLSSEAQASQGHALTLVAMRQGALINLTVTPRTWHGRGLLGCHFRIL, via the exons ATGGTGGGGACGGATCTGAAGGCGGAGACGATGAAGCTGATGGAGAAGCGGACCGCCGTCGAGGCCGAGATGAACGTCATCATCGAACGCCTCACCCAGCCCGGCGGCCCCGGTCTCTCCGGCAACCTCGTCGATTCCGAG GGGTTTCCTCGTACGGATATTGACATCCCGGTGGTGCGAGCGGAGCGTCGCCGTCTCTCCG AGCTTCGAAATGACCATAAAGAGATCACTGATAAACTTAATGAGAATATACAAGTCCTTCATTCGGCTAGGCTTGCTCCCAGGTCGGCACCAGCTAAGGGTTCTG GCGATGCTGTGGGATTGGATCTTAGAAACACATCACATGTTGACGCTACAGGATCAGAATCCTCGCGTAATATCATACAAAGAGATACTCCCAGTGACATGGATGTTGATGTGATAGTCAGTAGACCCTTTGCAGTAGTTGATGAAATAGCTGATGGTTCACCAGCAGCAGAGGATGGTTTGCAGCTGGGTGATCAGATTGTGAAATTTGGGAATGTTGAATCTGGGGATGATTTGCTCCAACGACTTTCTTCTGAAGCTCAGGCAAGTCAAGGCCATGCTTTAACTTTGGTCGCTATGAGGCAAGGTGCACTCATCAACTTAACAGTGACTCCCAGAACATGGCATGGCAGAGGCTTACTTGG GTGCCATTTTCGGATCTTGTGA
- the LOC104437523 gene encoding probable cyclic nucleotide-gated ion channel 5 isoform X1, translating to MFDCGLKSHYMGGQQEKFVRLDDLDSRVSSSSDTGMKKCGFNIEGFSRVSHTNNTKSKSFKTGMQKGSEGLKSIGRSLRFGVSRAVFPEDLKSSEKKIFDPQDKFLLMWNKLSVLSCIMAIYVDPFFFYLPVVSSNCIGIDSKLAITVTTLRTIVDAFYLIHMFLQFRTAYIAPSSRVFGRGELVIDPAQIAKRYLRRYFIIDLFAVLPLPQIVVWRFLLRSNGTDVLGTKRALLFIVFAQYVFRFLRIFPLTSELKRTAGVLAETAWAGAAYYLLLYMLASHIVGALWYLLAVERNDTCWQQQCTGSCMKGFLYCGNEGMPGYSAWSNISQSVVAPHCEGDNPIFDYGIYQSAISSEIVSPMNFISKYCYCLWWGLQNLSTLGQGLQTSTYPWEVIFSISLAILGLILFALLIGNMQTYLQSLTIRLEEMRVKRRDSEQWMHHRLLPQDLKERVRRYDQYKWLETRGVDEEALVQSLPKDLRRDIKRHLCLALVRRVPLFENMDERLLDAICERLKPSLFTESTYIVREGDPVDEMLFIIRGRLESVTTDGGRSGFFNRSLLKEGDFCGEELLTWALDPKSGSNLPSSTRTVKAITEVEAFALVAEELKFVASQFRRLHSRQVQHTFRFYSQQWRTWAACFIQAAWRRYSKRKSMELRRKEEEEEEEVEGSDGTRKNAGTGGSYSIGATFLASRFAANALRGVHRNRNAKSARDLVKLQKPPEPDFTAEDAD from the exons ATGTTCGACTGTGGCTTGAAATCTCACTACATGGGTGGCCAACAAGAGAAGTTTGTAAG GCTGGACGATTTGGACTCTAGAGTATCATCATCTTCTGATACGGGAATGAAGAAGTGTGGATTCAACATTGAGGGGTTTAGCCGTGTCAGCCACACAAATAATACCAAATCTAAGTCCTTTAAGACTGGAATGCAAAAGGGATCTGAAGGACTTAAGTCGATTGGTCGTTCCCTTAGATTTGGAGTTTCTAGGGCAGTGTTCCCTGAAGATCTGAAATCATCAGAGAAAAAGATATTTGATCCTCAAGATAAATTCCTACTGATGTGGAATAAACTCTCTGTCTTATCATGTATCATGGCAATATATGTGGATCCCTTCTTCTTTTATCTTCCTGTCGTTTCGAGTAACTGTATTGGCATAGACAGCAAACTAGCCATCACTGTGACCACACTGAGAACCATTGTCGATGCTTTCTATCTTATCCACATGTTCCTCCAATTCCGAACTGCTTATATTGCTCCATCATCCCGGGTTTTTGGACGTGGTGAACTTGTTATAGATCCTGCCCAAATAGCTAAACGGTACTTGCGGCGGTACTTCATCATCGATTTATTTGCTGTTCTACCCCTGCCTCAG ATTGTTGTCTGGAGATTCCTTCTGAGGTCAAATGGTACAGATGTATTAGGGACAAAAAGGGCTTTGCTTTTCATCGTGTTTGCACAGTACGTTTTTAGATTTCTTCGCATCTTTCCGTTGACTTCAGAACTAAAAAGGACTGCAGGAGTTTTGGCTGAGACTGCCTGGGCTGGAGCTGCATATTATTTGCTACTGTATATGCTTGCCAGTCAT ATAGTTGGGGCATTATGGTACTTGTTGGCTGTGGAACGAAATGATACATGCTGGCAGCAACAGTGCACTGGAAGCTGCATGAAGGGTTTTCTTTACTGTGGCAATGAAGGAATGCCTGGTTATAGTGCCTGGAGCAACATAAGTCAAAGCGTGGTCGCTCCTCATTGTGAGGGTGACAACCCAATATTTGATTATGGCATCTACCAATCGGCAATTTCGTCAGAAATAGTTTCGCCCATGAATTTTATCTCGAAATACTGTTACTGTTTGTGGTGGGGGCTGCAAAATTTAAG TACACTGGGGCAGGGGCTTCAGACTAGTACCTACCCTTGGGAAGTGATATTTTCGATTTCATTAGCAATTCTGGGACTCATCCTATTTGCTCTCCTGATTGGTAACATGCAG acctatctccagtctcttaCTATCCGGCTTGAAGAGATGAGAGTCAAGAGGCGAGATTCAGAACAGTGGATGCATCATCGACTGCTACCACAAGATCTCAAGGAACGAGTTAGACGCTATGACCAGTATAAGTGGTTGGAGACAAGAGGGGTGGATGAAGAAGCGTTGGTTCAAAGTCTACCAAAGGATCTCAGGAGAGATATCAAACGCCATCTTTGTCTGGCTCTGGTTAGGAGG GTTCCTCTCTTCGAAAATATGGATGAAAGGCTACTTGATGCAATTTGCGAGCGACTCAAGCCCAGCTTATTTACTGAAAGCACATACATAGTTCGGGAGGGGGATCCTGTTGACGAGATGCTCTTTATAATTCGTGGCCGCCTTGAGAGTGTAACTACCGATGGTGGCAGGAGTGGTTTTTTCAATCGCAGCTTGCTTAAAGAAGGGGATTTCTGCGGTGAGGAGTTGCTAACATGGGCCCTAGATCCCAAGTCTGGCTCCAACCTCCCATCCTCCACACGAACTGTCAAGGCAATAACTGAAGTGGAGGCTTTTGCCCTAGTAGCTGAGGAGCTGAAGTTTGTGGCTAGTCAATTTCGTCGGCTCCATAGCAGGCAGGTTCAACACACATTCCGGTTCTATTCACAGCAATGGAGGACTTGGGCCGCTTGCTTTATTCAGGCAGCATGGCGGCGATACTCCAAGAGGAAGAGCATGGAACTGCGtcgaaaggaggaggaggaggaggaagaagttgAAGGGTCTGATGGGACACGCAAAAATGCCGGTACTGGTGGTTCTTATAGCATTGGTGCAACCTTCTTAGCTTCCAGATTCGCGGCAAATGCACTCCGCGGGGTTCATCGGAATCGGAACGCCAAGAGTGCAAGGGACTTGGTGAAACTGCAGAAGCCTCCCGAACCTGACTTCACTGCCGAAGATGCAGATTAG
- the LOC104437483 gene encoding wall-associated receptor kinase 5, producing the protein MKVVQWLLPVAVAWWLRQGGAHTMAGDCATKCGDVDVPYPFGLELHCARSQEFFLNCTTEGNHTQLLGANGGNIPIRNISVEDATMVVSVPEAYTCYDPDGQATVSREVALDLSSYPPYRFSDTRNKLTVLGCNTYAFMSDRDGTFVSGCRTNCNHSIDWANDTTCSGLGCCQTSIPKSSNGLKILDIRIRSLDGEDKEACGLAFVVDDRSFNISNRKFPTLKEVGKSSDLVLDWMVEWDVTCKNVSLKQSGYACGNNTDCHDFPNGPGYRCSCKPGYNGNPYNRSHGCQDINECKEPQVYPCHGKCRNKLGNYTCDCSFGKMGDGKVSCQIAQWVVLVAVIIMAFFFITISALVFVTWRRRSKQKNFRRNGGELLKHHRVQIFTEAELAKATNNYNDSNKLGEGGFGSVYRATVAGGTMVAVKKPKDLHKSLVKGDFQHELEIVMQINHKNVVRLHGICLETRIPLLVYEYISNGTLFQHIHQNASTILRSWKNRLRIATEVAIALAYMHSCAEPPIIHGDIKSVNILLDQNHSVKVSDFGTSVLISPEHSHIIATEIQGTLGYIDPEYLTTGMLTIKSDVYSFGAVVVELLTGKKPTSFITKSGESINIIHYFISSVKDKTLSDVINFEVASEDEMERVGLAAEIATKCLDQSGAKRPVMMEVAEQLTRINQEHNNSVEEENKETESEVDKENL; encoded by the exons ATGAAAGTAGTGCAGTGGCTTCTACCGGTGGCTGTGGCCTGGTGGTTGCGACAAGGCGGTGCTCACACCATGGCCGGAGATTGCGCAACCAAGTGTGGGGACGTGGACGTACCTTATCCGTTCGGGCTCGAACTCCATTGTGCAAGGTCCCAAGAATTTTTCCTCAATTGCACCACTGAAGGGAACCATACACAACTACTTGGTGCCAATGGGGGGAATATTCCGATACGCAATATCTCGGTCGAGGATGCAACCATGGTCGTCAGTGTCCCCGAAGCATACACCTGTTACGACCCAGACGGCCAGGCAACAGTCAGCCGTGAAGTGGCCCTCGACCTATCTTCATATCCACCGTACAGATTTTCGGACACCCGGAACAAGCTCACCGTCCTCGGCTGCAACACCTATGCGTTCATGTCCGACCGAGATGGGACGTTTGTGAGCGGGTGCCGCACCAACTGCAACCACAGCATCGACTGGGCTAATGATACCACTTGCTCCGGTCTCGGTTGCTGTCAAACATCCATCCCGAAGAGCTCGAATGGGCTTAAGATTCTTGACATTAGGATCAGAAGCCTCGACGGGGAAGACAAGGAAGCCTGTGGACTGGCCTTCGTGGTGGACGATAGGTCATTCAATATATCCAACAGGAAATTCCCGACCCTGAAGGAAGTAGGAAAAAGTTCGGACCTAGTTCTGGACTGGATGGTCGAATGGGACGTGACTTGCAAAAACGTCAGCTTGAAACAGTCGGGCTATGCCTGTGGCAACAACACGGACTGCCATGACTTCCCGAATGGACCGGGTTATCGCTGCTCATGCAAGCCTGGGTACAACGGGAATCCCTATAATCGCTCCCACGGTTGTCAAG ACATCAATGAGTGCAAGGAGCCACAAGTATACCCATGTCATGGAAAGTGTAGGAATAAGCTCGGGAACTACACATGCGATTGCTCATTTGGAAAGATGGGCGATGGTAAAGTCAGTTGCCAAATTGCTCAATGGGTTGTGCTTGTTGCAG TGATTATTATGGCCTTCTTCTTCATAACAATTAGTGCTTTAGTCTTTGTCAcgtggaggaggagaagcaaaCAGAAAAACTTCAGGCGAAATGGGGGAGAGCTCTTGAAACACCACAGAGTTCAAATTTTTACGGAGGCAGAATTGGCAAAAGCAACCAACAACTATAATGATAGCAATAAGCTTGGTGAGGGCGGTTTTGGTTCCGTCTATAGAGCAACAGTAGCAGGGGGAACCATGGTCGCAGTCAAGAAGCCTAAAGATTTACACAAGTCTCTAGTAAAGGGAGATTTCCAGCATGAACTTGAAATTGTGATGCAAATAAACCACAAAAATGTGGTGAGGCTCCATGGCATTTGTTTGGAGACTAGAATACCCTTGCTGGTTTATGAATACATTTCGAATGGTACCCTCTTTCAGCACATCCATCAGAATGCGTCGACCATCTTAAGATCATGGAAAAACCGGCTCAGAATAGCCACTGAAGTTGCTATTGCACTCGCGTATATGCATTCCTGTGCAGAACCCCCAATCATTCACGGTGACATCAAGTCAGTGAACATACTTTTAGATCAAAATCACTCAGTAAAAGTGTCTGATTTTGGAACTTCAGTGCTTATATCACCAGAGCATAGTCATATAATAGCCACTGAAATTCAAGGCACATTGGGCTACATCGATCCTGAATATTTAACCACTGGTATGCTAACAATTAAGAGTGATGTATACAGTTTTGGAGCTGTTGTCGTGGAGTTGCTCACAGGAAAGAAGCCTACAAGTTTTATTACTAAGTCCGGAGAGTCAATTAATATTATCCATTATTTCATCTCTTCCGTGAAGGATAAGACGCTATCTGATGTCATAAACTTTGAGGTAGCTAGTGAAGATGAAATGGAGAGAGTAGGATTGGCTGCTGAGATTGCAACGAAGTGCTTGGACCAAAGCGGTGCGAAGAGGCCAGTAATGATGGAAGTGGCTGAACAACTCACGAGGATTAACCAAGAGCACAACAACtctgttgaagaagaaaataaagagacgGAAAGTGAGGTGGATAAAGAAAACCTCTAG
- the LOC104437524 gene encoding uncharacterized protein LOC104437524, with translation MSASLTVMTFNLLDDQGEDSPNSWLKRREMCVSVITSYSPIILCTQQGVKSQLDYLQQFLPGYDQFGISRKGSQDTIDEHCTIFYDKEKVELLEGGTFWLSDSPSVPGSKSWGSAVPCIATWATFQLKGVEPPGFSFQIVNTNMDELIPRARRRGALLTWQHIASLPPSLPVVYCGGFNTQKESTTGRFLLGRSREHGVVGDMRDAWFNARVRKNVSLVRTYHGFRGDKQGTLEYIKLIFRALCLCWDRQTQDLHIDWILFRGRSLIPVSCEVVSDNIDGCYPSSHYPIFAEFMLPRNIRMLEPPAQEDS, from the exons atgagcGCGTCCCTCACGGTGATGACCTTCAATCTGCTGGATGATCAAGGGGAGGACAGCCCGAATTCGTGGCTGAAGAGGAGGGAAATGTGCGTCAGTGTCATCACCAGCTACTCCCCCATCATCCTCTGCACCCAGCAAG GTGTAAAATCGCAGCTTGATTATCTACAGCAGTTCTTGCCTG GTTATGATCAATTTGGAATCTCAAGGAAAGGGTCCCAAGACACTATAGATGAGCACTGCACCATTTTCTACGACAAAGAGAAA GTAGAGCTACTTGAAGGTGGAACTTTTTGGTTGTCAGATTCACCTTCTGTTCCTGGAAGCAAATCATGGGGTTCCGCGGTTCCTTGTATTGCAACATGGGCA ACATTCCAATTGAAAGGTGTCGAGCCTCCGGGTTTTTCGTTTCAGATAGTAAATACAAACATGGACGAACTGATCCCACGTGCCCGCAGGAGAGGCGCATTGCTCACTTGGCAACATATTGCGTCTTTACCTCCTAGCTTGCCAGTTGTGTATTGCGGAGGATTCAACACCCAAAAGGAATCAACTACGGGGCGTTTTCTTCTTGGAAGATCTAG AGAGCATGGTGTGGTAGGAGATATGCGGGATGCATGGTTTAATGCACGAGTGCGGAAGAACGTTTCTCTTGTTCGCACTTACCATGGATTTAGAG GTGACAAGCAGGGAACTCTTGAgtacatcaaattgattttcaggGCACTCTGCCTCTGCTGGGATCGCCAAACTCAGGATCTGCACATAGACTGGATTCTTTTCCGTGGTAGATCTCTCATACCAGTTTCTTGTGAAGTGGTCAGTGATAACATTGATGGATGCTATCCATCATCCCACTATCCCATATTTGCCGAGTTTATGCTGCCTCGTAATATAAGGATGCTTGAACCTCCTGCACAAGAAGACTCATAG